DNA sequence from the Shewanella piezotolerans WP3 genome:
GCTGCTAAATTCAAGGTTACCCTTAACTGGTTCCTGCTCAGTAAAATAAGCAACCACGTCGTAGCCATTAACTGCGATGCCTTCATTTTGAAACGTAGGTTCACCGCCTAAGCTAGTACAGCCAACTAAAACCAAACTCAACAAAATAGCCGTTAGATTGTAGATCCGTTTCATAATTTCCCTCTCTCCCATTACACATTACATAACCAACTAGACCGAGCGACGGCATAACGTATTTCATTACTACTCATTTAAATGAAGTTAGCTGAAATGTCATACAACAAACCAAAATATATTTGCAATATGCCAATGCTAAACGCTGACCACTGAGCAAAATAACGCTACAATATGCGCAATATTGTTATTGTTAAGGTTTATCATGAGAGTTTGTGGCGTAGAGTTAAAAGGTGGCGAAGCCATCATCAGTTTATTAAGTTATGAAGGCGAAACCTATAATGTGCCTGATTGCCGTCAGAAATCATTCGCTATTTCAAACTCAGCGCAAACCGAAACGATTCGGGAGTTTCACTTTGCCTTTGGTAAACTACTAGAAGATTATCGTGTTGATGAAGTTGTCATCATTGAACGCGAACAAAAAGGTAAAGGTGCAGGCAGCATAACCAGTTTT
Encoded proteins:
- a CDS encoding DUF3010 family protein encodes the protein MRVCGVELKGGEAIISLLSYEGETYNVPDCRQKSFAISNSAQTETIREFHFAFGKLLEDYRVDEVVIIEREQKGKGAGSITSFKLEAAIQVLSLPVTLISPVIVKAQLKRNPPQVDFEGLGLKRFQKNAFEAAYASHNLTIFKVEEE